A window of the Agrococcus jejuensis genome harbors these coding sequences:
- a CDS encoding DUF6049 family protein, producing the protein MLVTVSNPARARGLRVTGAQPGARRLSVMLAAGGRVRRALAITIASLGALGGLAIAPTAATAADDPDPAIAAVDPVLTAGQDLVVRVSVGTNATEDLGVDLLVGSRAVATRSALTQWIDGEGSPRLTPVATATIPAGSSSVDVTVPAAELPWSSATSGAMLLGADVDGVDDRIRSLVTLDLPGGGPTSIALTMQTTTPETDTGLLTADELEAAVSDGGTLAQQLAVGQAGAALGIDPIVPASIAALGDDAPDDAVAWLQAATALPQTFALPYGGADPIAIARAGVAVPGLEGIPGPDGAVLPATLAEVPTSIAPVVDATQSSLDAALLGQLGAASTVVVDTDDLDETLDSRTPDAHAVVGGVSVLAADAELQRLVREAVTAGGVASSSGIASTLALLATITREAPSLQRALVAALPVDADPVAALALQEAIGSVAWLEQTGVASALAQPARTAELVASETTEREADAAARITSLVGTATAAESIATTLEDPAALVAPVRLQLSAAIAATSRADDADAVTRFAELVAPLRSPVTIVEGGETALLGSPAELQVTLDNALDVDVTVQLTARTGTNAVSLPDEPIEIVVPAAGRVRVPMPVDVVAAGSGIIRLDVSTPAGVSLDTAVLRVNAQPAFETILLVVVCLAAALLLGFGILRSVRNRRAGTARGDIDPRTEQIAVADARDAAAAKRASTHRPPDDPGAR; encoded by the coding sequence ATGCTCGTCACGGTCAGCAATCCTGCCAGGGCTCGCGGGCTGCGCGTCACGGGCGCGCAGCCGGGCGCTCGTAGACTGTCGGTCATGCTCGCGGCGGGTGGGCGCGTGCGGCGCGCACTGGCGATCACGATCGCCTCGCTCGGCGCGCTCGGCGGCCTGGCCATCGCGCCGACCGCCGCGACCGCAGCCGACGATCCCGATCCGGCCATCGCAGCGGTCGATCCCGTGCTCACCGCGGGTCAGGATCTCGTCGTGCGCGTGAGCGTGGGCACGAACGCCACCGAGGATCTCGGCGTCGACCTGCTCGTCGGATCGCGCGCCGTCGCGACCCGCTCGGCGCTCACGCAGTGGATCGACGGCGAGGGCTCGCCTCGGCTCACGCCCGTCGCGACCGCCACGATCCCCGCCGGATCGTCGAGCGTCGACGTCACGGTGCCCGCGGCCGAGCTGCCGTGGTCGTCGGCTACGAGCGGCGCGATGCTGCTCGGCGCCGACGTCGACGGCGTCGACGACCGCATCCGCTCGCTCGTGACGCTCGACCTGCCCGGCGGCGGCCCCACGAGCATCGCCCTCACGATGCAGACGACGACGCCCGAGACCGACACGGGGCTGCTGACGGCCGACGAGCTCGAGGCCGCCGTGAGCGACGGCGGCACGCTCGCGCAGCAGCTCGCCGTCGGCCAGGCGGGCGCAGCGCTCGGCATCGACCCGATCGTGCCCGCGAGCATCGCCGCGCTCGGCGACGACGCCCCCGACGACGCCGTCGCCTGGCTCCAAGCCGCCACGGCGTTGCCGCAGACGTTCGCGCTGCCCTACGGCGGCGCCGACCCCATCGCCATCGCGCGCGCAGGCGTCGCCGTGCCCGGCCTCGAGGGCATCCCCGGCCCCGACGGCGCCGTGCTGCCCGCGACGCTCGCCGAGGTTCCCACGTCGATCGCCCCCGTCGTCGACGCCACGCAGTCGTCGCTCGACGCCGCCCTGCTCGGGCAGCTCGGTGCCGCGTCCACCGTCGTCGTCGACACCGACGACCTCGACGAGACGCTCGACAGCCGCACGCCCGACGCGCACGCCGTCGTCGGCGGCGTCTCGGTGCTCGCCGCCGACGCCGAGCTGCAGCGCCTCGTGCGCGAGGCGGTCACGGCGGGCGGCGTCGCGTCGTCCTCCGGCATCGCGAGCACGCTCGCGCTGCTCGCGACCATCACGCGCGAGGCGCCGTCGCTGCAGCGCGCGCTCGTCGCCGCCCTGCCCGTCGACGCCGACCCCGTGGCCGCGCTCGCGCTGCAGGAGGCGATCGGATCCGTCGCCTGGCTCGAGCAGACCGGCGTCGCCTCCGCCCTCGCGCAGCCCGCCCGCACCGCCGAGCTCGTCGCATCCGAGACGACGGAGCGCGAGGCAGACGCCGCCGCACGCATCACGTCGCTCGTCGGCACCGCGACCGCCGCCGAGTCCATCGCCACGACGCTCGAGGACCCCGCGGCGCTCGTCGCGCCCGTGCGCCTCCAGCTGAGCGCCGCCATCGCCGCGACCTCGCGCGCCGACGACGCCGACGCCGTCACCCGCTTCGCCGAGCTCGTCGCCCCGCTGCGCTCCCCCGTCACGATCGTCGAGGGCGGCGAGACGGCCCTGCTGGGCAGCCCCGCCGAGCTGCAGGTCACCCTCGACAACGCGCTCGACGTCGACGTCACCGTGCAGCTCACGGCGCGCACCGGCACGAACGCGGTCTCGCTGCCCGACGAGCCCATCGAGATCGTCGTGCCCGCCGCGGGCCGCGTGCGCGTGCCCATGCCGGTCGACGTCGTCGCAGCAGGCAGCGGCATCATCCGCCTCGACGTGTCGACGCCCGCCGGCGTCTCGCTCGACACCGCCGTGCTGCGCGTCAACGCCCAGCCGGCGTTCGAGACGATCCTGCTCGTCGTCGTCTGCCTCGCCGCCGCGCTGCTGCTCGGCTTCGGCATCCTGCGCTCCGTGCGCAATCGCCGCGCGGGCACGGCACGCGGCGACATCGACCCGCGCACCGAGCAGATCGCCGTCGCCGACGCCCGCGACGCCGCCGCTGCCAAGCGCGCGAGCACGCACCGACCCCCCGACGACCCAGGAGCACGTTGA
- the rsmG gene encoding 16S rRNA (guanine(527)-N(7))-methyltransferase RsmG — protein MTTYEAEPAAAAAMFGDRIELARSYTASLAEHGETLGLIGPRELDQLWSRHILNSAVMAPLLQSDALVADVGSGAGLPGLVLAIARPDVSMALIEPMERRCDWLRSETERMGLTNVEVVRARAEEVHGTRAFHQVTARAVSALRTLVPWTAPLVADGGELVLLKGARVHDEIAAAEKALRKHKVGTPEVLELDAGDGDVTRVFRAVVRG, from the coding sequence GTGACGACCTACGAGGCCGAGCCCGCTGCTGCCGCGGCGATGTTCGGCGACCGCATCGAGCTCGCTCGCTCGTACACGGCGTCGCTCGCCGAGCATGGCGAGACGCTGGGGCTCATCGGTCCTCGTGAGCTCGATCAGTTGTGGAGTCGACACATCCTCAACTCTGCGGTGATGGCTCCCCTGCTGCAGTCCGATGCACTCGTGGCCGACGTCGGCTCGGGCGCCGGCCTGCCGGGCCTCGTGCTCGCGATCGCACGGCCCGACGTGTCGATGGCGCTCATCGAGCCCATGGAGCGCCGCTGCGACTGGCTGCGGTCGGAGACCGAGCGGATGGGTCTGACGAACGTCGAGGTCGTGCGCGCTCGCGCCGAGGAGGTGCACGGCACCCGCGCCTTCCACCAGGTGACGGCTCGTGCGGTCTCGGCGCTGCGCACGCTCGTGCCCTGGACCGCACCGCTCGTGGCGGATGGTGGCGAGCTCGTGCTGCTGAAGGGCGCACGCGTGCACGACGAGATCGCCGCCGCCGAGAAGGCGCTGCGCAAGCACAAGGTCGGCACCCCCGAGGTGCTCGAGCTCGACGCCGGCGACGGCGACGTGACGCGCGTCTTCCGCGCCGTCGTGCGCGGCTGA
- the trxB gene encoding thioredoxin-disulfide reductase, translated as MSRGGHRGLQRKAPVHDVIIIGSGPAGYTAAIYAARANLAPIVLASSVEAGGDLMTTTEVDNFPGFPEGVMGPDLMFNMQQQAERFGADVRLEDVTELELDGPVKKVHVGAEVLEARTVIFATGSAYRRLGLPGEDRLSGHGVSWCATCDGFFFKEKHLVVIGGGDSAMEEATFLTKFAATVTIVHRSETFRASPAMLDRAQADPKISFVTNAIVEDILGESAVEGVRLRDAVTGETRELPVDGVFVAIGSDPRTHLVHGKLDITADGTIAVAGRSSLTSVPGVFAAGDVIDPTYRQAITAAGSGTVAALDAQHYLAELPAAAVSA; from the coding sequence ATGAGCAGGGGAGGCCACCGTGGCCTCCAGCGAAAGGCACCCGTGCACGACGTCATCATCATCGGATCCGGCCCCGCCGGATACACCGCGGCGATCTACGCCGCTCGCGCGAACCTGGCACCCATCGTGCTCGCGTCGAGCGTCGAGGCCGGCGGCGACCTCATGACGACGACCGAGGTCGACAACTTCCCCGGCTTCCCCGAGGGCGTCATGGGCCCCGACCTCATGTTCAACATGCAGCAGCAGGCCGAGCGCTTCGGCGCCGACGTGCGACTGGAGGACGTGACGGAGCTCGAGCTCGACGGCCCCGTGAAGAAGGTGCACGTGGGCGCCGAGGTGCTCGAGGCCCGCACGGTGATCTTCGCCACGGGTTCCGCCTACCGCCGCCTGGGCCTGCCCGGCGAGGACCGCCTCTCTGGCCACGGCGTCTCGTGGTGCGCCACGTGCGACGGCTTCTTCTTCAAGGAGAAGCACCTCGTCGTCATCGGCGGCGGCGACTCGGCGATGGAGGAGGCGACCTTCCTCACGAAGTTCGCCGCGACCGTCACGATCGTGCACCGCTCCGAGACGTTCCGCGCGAGCCCCGCCATGCTCGACCGCGCGCAGGCCGACCCGAAGATCTCGTTCGTCACGAACGCGATCGTCGAGGACATCCTGGGCGAGTCGGCCGTCGAGGGCGTGCGCCTGCGCGACGCCGTCACGGGCGAGACCCGCGAGCTGCCGGTCGACGGCGTGTTCGTCGCCATCGGCTCCGACCCGCGCACCCACCTGGTGCACGGCAAGCTCGACATCACGGCCGACGGCACCATCGCCGTTGCAGGCCGTTCGTCGCTGACGAGCGTTCCCGGCGTCTTCGCTGCCGGCGACGTCATCGACCCCACCTACCGACAGGCCATCACGGCCGCCGGCTCGGGCACCGTCGCGGCGCTCGATGCCCAGCACTACCTGGCCGAGCTGCCCGCAGCGGCAGTCTCCGCCTGA
- a CDS encoding Jag family protein produces MTDEQQTQDLDEGEIAADYLEALLDIADVDGDIEIEETGTRTTLKVGESGDASLSMLAAPEVVAALQDLTRLAVQSQTGEFSRVVLDVAGSQDARTVELRALVDDAVSRIEGGSDRVSLPSMSSYERKLVHDLVAEAGYHSESEGEGRDRHAVVVPK; encoded by the coding sequence GTGACCGACGAGCAGCAGACGCAGGACCTCGACGAGGGCGAGATCGCGGCCGACTACCTCGAGGCGCTCCTCGACATCGCCGACGTCGACGGCGACATCGAGATCGAGGAGACCGGCACGCGCACGACGCTCAAGGTCGGCGAGTCCGGCGACGCGTCGCTGTCGATGCTCGCGGCCCCCGAGGTCGTCGCAGCGCTGCAGGACCTGACGCGCCTCGCGGTGCAGTCGCAGACGGGCGAGTTCTCGCGCGTCGTGCTCGACGTCGCAGGCTCGCAGGATGCGCGCACCGTCGAGCTGCGTGCGCTGGTCGACGACGCCGTCTCGCGCATCGAGGGCGGCTCGGACCGCGTCTCGCTGCCGTCGATGTCGTCGTACGAGCGCAAGCTCGTGCACGACCTGGTGGCCGAGGCCGGCTACCACTCGGAGTCCGAGGGCGAGGGTCGCGACCGCCACGCGGTCGTCGTGCCCAAGTGA
- the murJ gene encoding murein biosynthesis integral membrane protein MurJ: MTDGTPQGPTNDPQEAGAQAVTPPAATSAAPEQPKAASVQRSSAILAAGTMVSRVLGFVKTVLLAVVIGQTGSQAAAAFGLANQLPNNVYILVAGGVMSAVLVPAIVKASLGADNGQAFVSKVLTLGGTIFLLLTIVATVAAPLLVQLYATTSDDGNGFTSQQMALAIALAYWCLPQILFYALYTLIGEIFNARGQFGPYTWAPVVNNLISLAGLAAFLVWFGDPLVNENPSPEVWTPDRVAFLGIATTAGVVAQALVLVLLFRRTGLKFRLDFGWRGVGLRATGMRAGWIFGVVIIGQIKGLLQSRVVTMGDPDGANVLTMQTAWYVFSLPHSVIAVSIAIAFFTRMSHHASRNDLTGIRNDVAGALRGVGMLTTISAFVLAVVAVPFMRLFDRNFERAFQSSIVLWAMLICLVAFSAEYVLQRVFFALEDTRTPFLYSVFGLVVTSLLLWACTAVPSLWIVAAASLAVSIANLISCSVWVWLVRRKIGPFGFGLIARRHVQYLVYAVAAAVPGAAIVWAMGGFVDGGFATTGMAPGLVTSTLAGAAMALVYFGLLFVTRNPDFRSTIDLVAGRIPALARFTGRGRSVGASDKG; encoded by the coding sequence ATGACCGACGGCACGCCCCAGGGGCCCACGAACGATCCGCAGGAGGCAGGCGCGCAGGCCGTGACCCCGCCCGCTGCGACATCCGCAGCCCCTGAGCAGCCGAAGGCCGCGAGCGTGCAGCGCTCGAGCGCCATCCTCGCCGCAGGCACGATGGTGTCGCGCGTGCTGGGCTTCGTGAAGACGGTGCTGCTCGCGGTCGTCATCGGTCAGACCGGCTCGCAGGCGGCTGCGGCGTTCGGACTCGCCAACCAGCTGCCGAACAACGTGTACATCCTCGTCGCCGGTGGCGTCATGTCCGCGGTGCTCGTGCCGGCCATCGTCAAGGCGAGCCTCGGTGCGGACAACGGGCAGGCCTTCGTCTCGAAGGTGCTGACCCTTGGCGGCACGATCTTCCTCCTGCTGACCATCGTCGCCACCGTGGCCGCACCACTGCTCGTGCAGCTCTACGCCACGACGAGCGACGACGGCAATGGCTTCACGTCCCAGCAGATGGCCCTGGCGATCGCCCTCGCCTACTGGTGCCTGCCGCAGATCCTCTTCTACGCGCTCTACACGCTGATCGGTGAGATCTTCAACGCGCGCGGCCAGTTCGGCCCGTACACGTGGGCCCCCGTGGTCAACAACCTGATCTCACTGGCCGGCCTCGCGGCGTTCCTCGTGTGGTTCGGCGACCCGCTCGTCAACGAGAACCCGTCGCCCGAGGTGTGGACGCCCGACCGCGTCGCCTTCCTCGGCATCGCCACCACGGCGGGCGTCGTCGCGCAGGCGCTGGTGCTCGTGCTGCTCTTCCGCAGGACGGGCCTCAAGTTCCGTCTCGACTTCGGATGGCGCGGCGTTGGCCTGCGCGCGACCGGGATGCGCGCCGGCTGGATCTTCGGCGTCGTCATCATCGGACAGATCAAGGGTCTGCTGCAGTCGCGCGTGGTCACGATGGGCGACCCCGATGGCGCCAACGTGCTGACGATGCAGACCGCCTGGTACGTGTTCTCGCTGCCGCACTCCGTCATCGCGGTGTCCATCGCGATCGCCTTCTTCACCCGCATGTCACATCACGCGTCGCGGAACGACCTCACCGGCATCCGTAACGACGTCGCGGGTGCGTTGCGCGGCGTGGGCATGCTCACGACGATCAGCGCCTTCGTGCTCGCCGTCGTCGCCGTGCCATTCATGCGCCTCTTCGATCGCAACTTCGAGCGCGCGTTCCAATCGTCGATCGTGCTGTGGGCGATGCTCATCTGCCTCGTCGCGTTCAGCGCCGAGTACGTCCTGCAGCGCGTCTTCTTCGCGCTCGAGGACACCCGCACCCCCTTCCTCTACTCGGTCTTCGGACTCGTCGTCACGTCGCTGCTGCTCTGGGCCTGCACAGCGGTCCCCTCGCTGTGGATCGTCGCCGCCGCCTCGCTCGCTGTGTCGATCGCGAACCTGATCTCCTGCTCCGTCTGGGTCTGGCTCGTGCGGCGCAAGATCGGACCCTTCGGGTTCGGACTCATCGCGCGACGCCACGTGCAGTACCTCGTGTACGCCGTCGCGGCAGCCGTCCCGGGCGCGGCCATCGTGTGGGCGATGGGCGGGTTCGTCGATGGTGGGTTCGCCACGACGGGCATGGCGCCCGGCCTCGTCACGTCGACCCTCGCGGGGGCGGCGATGGCCCTCGTCTACTTCGGGCTCCTGTTCGTCACCCGCAATCCCGACTTCCGTTCCACGATCGACCTGGTGGCCGGCCGCATCCCCGCGCTGGCGCGCTTCACAGGGCGCGGTCGTAGCGTGGGAGCGTCCGACAAGGGCTGA
- a CDS encoding ParB/RepB/Spo0J family partition protein — protein sequence MSKRTGLGRGIGALIPTAPAETDATSATTPPKDRPVDVFFPAAKATDGAELASVPGARLAQLPLDAIAPNHVQPRDVFDEDDLTELEHSIREFGVLQPIVVRPIPGETEKFELIMGERRWRASRRAGKDSVPALIKDTPDDAMLRDALLENLHRADLNPLEEASAYQQLMADFSITQDELSKRIGRSRPQISNTIRLLRLPEPIQTRVASGVLSAGHARAILSVEAEDAMLRLADRIVNEELSVRAAEHAASVAQVTSPRRTPQRGGVQRGLDEVAERLTDRLDTRVRVSLGRTKGQIVVDFATVADLNRILTELGESPFGDAVSLSE from the coding sequence ATGAGCAAGCGGACCGGGCTCGGCCGAGGCATCGGCGCCCTCATCCCCACGGCACCCGCCGAGACCGACGCGACGAGCGCGACGACGCCCCCGAAGGATCGACCCGTCGACGTCTTCTTCCCCGCCGCGAAGGCCACGGACGGCGCCGAGCTCGCCAGCGTGCCCGGCGCTCGTCTCGCCCAGCTGCCGCTGGACGCGATCGCGCCGAACCACGTGCAGCCCCGCGATGTGTTCGACGAGGACGACCTGACGGAGCTCGAGCACTCCATCCGCGAATTCGGCGTGCTGCAGCCCATCGTCGTGCGCCCCATCCCGGGCGAGACCGAGAAGTTCGAGCTCATCATGGGCGAGCGCCGGTGGCGCGCCTCGCGCCGTGCCGGCAAGGACTCCGTCCCCGCCCTCATCAAGGACACCCCCGACGACGCGATGCTGCGCGACGCGCTGCTCGAGAACCTCCACCGCGCCGACCTCAACCCGCTCGAGGAGGCGTCGGCCTACCAGCAGCTCATGGCCGACTTCTCGATCACGCAGGATGAGCTCTCGAAGCGCATCGGCCGCAGTCGTCCGCAGATCTCGAACACCATCCGGCTCCTGCGCCTGCCCGAGCCGATCCAGACACGCGTCGCATCCGGCGTGCTGAGCGCAGGTCACGCGCGAGCGATCCTCTCGGTGGAAGCGGAGGACGCCATGCTGCGCCTCGCAGATCGCATCGTCAATGAGGAATTGTCGGTTCGTGCAGCCGAGCACGCAGCGAGCGTCGCCCAAGTGACCTCGCCCAGGCGCACCCCGCAGCGCGGTGGCGTGCAGCGCGGCCTCGACGAGGTCGCCGAGCGACTCACCGACCGTCTCGACACGCGCGTGCGCGTGAGCCTCGGCCGCACGAAGGGGCAGATCGTCGTCGACTTCGCGACGGTCGCCGACCTCAACCGCATCCTCACCGAGCTCGGGGAGTCGCCCTTCGGCGACGCCGTGAGCCTCTCGGAGTAG
- the yidC gene encoding membrane protein insertase YidC — MPDILGLLMWPIKWVLEAILAGAHFGLEALGMDPFSGLVWVLSIASLTLVVRTAMIPLTVRQILSSRKALEVAPEIKKIQDKYRGKKDQFSREAMQRETMEAYRKAGTNPFASCLPLLVQMPIFFGLVTVLQTANRGEAGVGFMGVSLAEQFQQASLFDAVPLNMTMQHGFEQGNVAVIATSIVMTLIMVATQFYTQLQIMSKNQTPAMKESPMYKQQRIILYVIPVFLLISAWAFPIATMFYWLVSNIYTLIQQLIIISKLPNPGSDAALAREARMARKRQRQGLPAEGSESTTTTEVEETPVIVNTQRQQPKRKGTKAQRDGGPK, encoded by the coding sequence ATGCCCGACATCCTCGGACTGCTGATGTGGCCCATCAAGTGGGTCCTCGAGGCGATCCTGGCCGGCGCCCACTTCGGACTCGAGGCGCTCGGCATGGATCCGTTCTCGGGTCTCGTCTGGGTGCTCTCGATCGCGTCGCTCACCCTCGTGGTGCGCACGGCGATGATCCCGCTCACCGTGCGGCAGATCCTGTCGTCGCGCAAGGCCCTCGAGGTCGCGCCCGAGATCAAGAAGATCCAGGACAAGTACCGCGGCAAGAAGGACCAGTTCTCTCGCGAGGCGATGCAGCGCGAGACGATGGAGGCGTACCGCAAGGCGGGCACCAACCCCTTCGCGTCGTGCCTGCCGCTGCTCGTGCAGATGCCGATCTTCTTCGGTCTCGTCACGGTGCTGCAGACCGCGAACCGCGGCGAGGCGGGCGTCGGCTTCATGGGCGTCTCGCTGGCCGAGCAGTTCCAGCAGGCGTCGCTCTTCGACGCGGTGCCGCTGAACATGACGATGCAGCACGGCTTCGAGCAGGGCAACGTCGCCGTGATCGCGACGTCGATCGTGATGACGCTCATCATGGTCGCGACGCAGTTCTACACGCAGCTGCAGATCATGTCGAAGAACCAGACGCCGGCGATGAAGGAATCGCCGATGTACAAGCAGCAGCGCATCATCCTGTACGTCATCCCGGTGTTCCTGCTCATCTCGGCGTGGGCCTTCCCCATCGCCACGATGTTCTACTGGCTGGTCTCGAACATCTACACGCTCATCCAGCAGCTCATCATCATCTCGAAGCTGCCGAACCCGGGCTCCGATGCCGCGCTGGCACGCGAGGCCCGCATGGCGCGCAAGCGCCAGCGCCAGGGACTGCCGGCCGAGGGCTCGGAGTCGACCACGACGACCGAGGTCGAGGAGACCCCCGTCATCGTGAACACGCAGCGGCAGCAGCCGAAGCGCAAGGGCACGAAGGCGCAGCGCGATGGAGGCCCCAAGTGA
- the trxA gene encoding thioredoxin, with protein MKNVTTDSFQADVLDAEKAVLVDFWAEWCGPCRAVGPILEQIDGETEKLDVVKVNVDENPDLAMRYGITSIPAMKVFVGGEVKKELIGAKPKAALEADLAAFL; from the coding sequence ATGAAGAACGTCACCACCGACTCGTTCCAGGCCGACGTGCTCGACGCCGAGAAGGCCGTGCTCGTGGACTTCTGGGCCGAGTGGTGCGGCCCGTGCCGCGCCGTGGGCCCCATCCTCGAGCAGATCGACGGAGAGACCGAGAAGCTCGACGTCGTGAAGGTCAACGTCGACGAGAACCCCGACCTCGCCATGCGCTACGGCATCACCTCCATCCCCGCGATGAAGGTGTTCGTGGGCGGCGAAGTCAAGAAGGAGCTCATCGGCGCCAAGCCGAAGGCCGCTCTCGAGGCGGACCTCGCAGCCTTCCTCTGA
- a CDS encoding CCA tRNA nucleotidyltransferase — MTSMAEATARLQQVAATGPTAVLADAFATAGFELSLVGGPVRDALLGRATSDLDYTTDARADDILAIVRPLSDAQWDVGREFGTIACRIDGETVEVTTYRADVYDGVTRKPEVTFGDDLADDLVRRDFTVNAMALQLVARTDGGVERIAPRLVDVGGGLEHLLASTIDTPQAPEVSFRDDPLRMLRAARFEAQLGFHVADRVRDAMADAAATIQNISAERVRDELVKLLSTPDPTGGLRLLTDSGILDHVLPEVPALRLEVDEHAHHKDVYEHSLTVLLQGIALEGSRNPGAAPDVVSRLAGLLHDIGKPATRRVEGNAVTFYNHDVIGSRLAAKRLKALRFDNDTVKAVARLVELHLRFYGYMDASWTDAAVRRYVRDAGPLLERLHILTRSDVTTRNRRKAERLDFAYDDLEHRIAELAEQEELDAMRPDLDGEQIMAILGIGPSRAVGEAYRMLLDARIEHGPLEREHAERLLREWWAARAAD; from the coding sequence GTGACGAGCATGGCCGAGGCGACCGCACGCCTGCAGCAGGTGGCGGCAACCGGACCGACGGCGGTGCTCGCCGACGCGTTCGCGACGGCCGGGTTCGAGCTGTCGCTCGTCGGCGGCCCCGTGCGCGACGCGCTGCTGGGCCGTGCCACGAGCGACCTCGACTACACGACCGATGCGCGCGCCGACGACATCCTGGCGATCGTGCGTCCGCTGTCGGATGCGCAGTGGGACGTGGGGCGCGAGTTCGGCACGATCGCGTGCCGCATCGACGGCGAGACCGTCGAGGTGACGACGTACCGGGCCGACGTGTACGACGGCGTCACGCGCAAGCCCGAGGTGACGTTCGGCGACGACCTGGCCGACGACCTCGTGCGCCGCGACTTCACGGTGAACGCGATGGCGCTGCAGCTCGTGGCGCGCACGGATGGCGGCGTCGAGCGCATCGCGCCGCGCCTCGTCGACGTGGGCGGCGGCCTCGAGCACCTGCTCGCCAGCACCATCGACACCCCGCAGGCACCGGAGGTGTCGTTCCGCGACGACCCGCTGCGCATGCTGCGCGCCGCGCGCTTCGAGGCGCAGCTGGGGTTCCACGTGGCCGACCGCGTGCGCGACGCGATGGCGGATGCCGCAGCCACCATCCAGAACATCTCGGCGGAGCGCGTGCGCGACGAGCTCGTGAAGCTGCTGTCGACGCCCGACCCCACGGGGGGCCTGCGCCTGCTGACCGACTCGGGCATCCTCGACCACGTGCTGCCCGAGGTGCCGGCGCTGCGCCTCGAGGTCGACGAGCACGCGCACCACAAGGACGTGTACGAGCACTCGCTCACGGTGCTGCTGCAGGGCATCGCGCTCGAGGGCTCGCGCAACCCGGGTGCCGCGCCCGACGTCGTCTCGCGGCTCGCGGGCCTGCTGCACGACATCGGCAAGCCCGCGACGCGTCGCGTCGAGGGCAACGCCGTCACCTTCTACAACCACGACGTCATCGGCTCGCGCCTCGCGGCGAAGCGGCTGAAGGCGCTGCGGTTCGACAACGACACCGTGAAGGCGGTCGCGCGCCTCGTCGAGCTGCACCTGCGCTTCTACGGCTACATGGATGCGTCGTGGACGGATGCCGCCGTGCGCCGCTACGTGCGCGACGCGGGGCCGCTGCTCGAGCGGCTGCACATCCTCACGCGCTCCGACGTGACGACGCGCAATCGCCGCAAGGCCGAGCGCCTCGACTTCGCGTACGACGACCTCGAGCACCGCATCGCCGAGCTCGCGGAGCAGGAGGAGCTCGACGCCATGCGCCCCGACCTCGACGGCGAGCAGATCATGGCGATCCTCGGCATCGGCCCGTCGCGCGCGGTCGGCGAGGCGTATCGGATGCTGCTCGACGCGCGCATCGAGCACGGACCGCTCGAGCGCGAGCACGCAGAGCGGCTGCTGCGCGAGTGGTGGGCGGCGCGCGCCGCCGACTGA
- a CDS encoding ParA family protein, with product MADLAKRRTALANAPHPLPTTTRVIAVVNQKGGVGKTTSAVNLAASLVRAGARAMVIDLDPQGNASTALGIPHHADVVSTYDVLVDETPLAEAVQPSQDSEALSGVPSTIHLAGADLELAPLERREFRLRAALEQYLAAQDEPVHYVFIDCPPSLGLLTINAFTAATEVLLPIQCEYYALEGVTQLLDTIQRITQHLNPALSLSTVLLTMYDGRTLLSKQVVDEVRAHFGDVALQTIIPRTVRISEAPGFGQTVLAYDPNSPGALAYREAAAEIAQRGAA from the coding sequence ATGGCTGATCTCGCGAAGCGACGGACTGCACTCGCGAACGCACCGCATCCGCTGCCCACGACCACGCGAGTCATCGCGGTCGTGAACCAGAAGGGCGGCGTCGGCAAGACCACGTCCGCGGTGAACCTCGCGGCCTCCCTCGTGCGCGCGGGCGCGCGGGCCATGGTGATCGACCTCGACCCCCAGGGCAACGCCTCCACGGCGCTCGGCATCCCGCATCACGCGGACGTCGTGAGCACCTACGACGTGCTGGTCGACGAGACGCCTCTCGCGGAGGCCGTGCAGCCCAGCCAGGACTCCGAGGCGCTCTCGGGCGTGCCGTCGACGATCCACCTCGCCGGCGCCGACCTGGAGCTCGCACCGCTCGAGCGCCGCGAGTTCCGCCTCCGCGCCGCGCTCGAGCAGTACCTCGCCGCGCAGGACGAGCCCGTGCACTACGTCTTCATCGACTGCCCTCCGTCGCTCGGCCTGCTCACGATCAACGCGTTCACGGCCGCGACCGAGGTGCTGCTGCCCATCCAGTGCGAGTACTACGCGCTCGAGGGCGTGACGCAGCTGCTCGACACCATCCAGCGCATCACGCAGCACCTGAACCCCGCACTGTCGCTGTCGACGGTGCTCCTCACGATGTACGACGGCCGCACGCTGCTGTCGAAGCAGGTCGTCGACGAGGTCCGCGCGCACTTCGGTGACGTCGCGTTGCAGACGATCATCCCCAGGACGGTCAGGATCTCCGAGGCGCCTGGCTTCGGGCAGACCGTGCTGGCGTACGACCCCAACTCTCCCGGCGCGCTCGCCTATCGCGAGGCGGCCGCGGAGATCGCACAGCGAGGAGCCGCATGA